From Microtus ochrogaster isolate Prairie Vole_2 unplaced genomic scaffold, MicOch1.0 UNK80, whole genome shotgun sequence, a single genomic window includes:
- the Mrpl52 gene encoding 39S ribosomal protein L52, mitochondrial isoform X4, whose protein sequence is MAALGSWLSIGVRRLHCSAAARAGGQWRLQQGLAANPSGYGPLTELPDWSFAETSCTADTGNGCWITGMEAQAAEVGGRKEAGTWS, encoded by the exons ATGGCTGCGTTGGGGTCTTGGCTGTCCA TAGGTGTCCGGAGGTTGCACTGCAGCGCAGCGGCTCGGGCCGGCGGCCAGTGGCGACTTCA ACAGGGACTGGCTGCCAACCCTTCCGGCTATGGGCCCCTCACGGAGCTTCCTGACTGGTCTTTCGCCG AGACGAGTTGTACTGCTGACACAGGAAATGgatgctggattacaggcatggaagCTCAGGCAGCAGaagttggaggaagaaaggaagcaggaacaTGGTCTTAA
- the Mrpl52 gene encoding 39S ribosomal protein L52, mitochondrial isoform X3 codes for MAALGSWLSSVRRLHCSAAARAGGQWRLQQGLAANPSGYGPLTELPDWSFADGRPAPPMKGQLRRKAQREKLAVSKTSCTADTGNGCWITGMEAQAAEVGGRKEAGTWS; via the exons ATGGCTGCGTTGGGGTCTTGGCTGTCCA GTGTCCGGAGGTTGCACTGCAGCGCAGCGGCTCGGGCCGGCGGCCAGTGGCGACTTCA ACAGGGACTGGCTGCCAACCCTTCCGGCTATGGGCCCCTCACGGAGCTTCCTGACTGGTCTTTCGCCG ATGGCCGTCCTGCTCCCCCAATGAAAGGCCAACTTCGAAGAAAAGCTCAAAGGGAGAAGCTTGCAGTGAGTA AGACGAGTTGTACTGCTGACACAGGAAATGgatgctggattacaggcatggaagCTCAGGCAGCAGaagttggaggaagaaaggaagcaggaacaTGGTCTTAA
- the Mrpl52 gene encoding 39S ribosomal protein L52, mitochondrial isoform X1: MAALGSWLSIGVRRLHCSAAARAGGQWRLQQGLAANPSGYGPLTELPDWSFADGRPAPPMKGQLRRKAQREKLARRVVLLTQEMDAGLQAWKLRQQKLEEERKQEHGLKPKGISLRSPLPHQ; this comes from the exons ATGGCTGCGTTGGGGTCTTGGCTGTCCA TAGGTGTCCGGAGGTTGCACTGCAGCGCAGCGGCTCGGGCCGGCGGCCAGTGGCGACTTCA ACAGGGACTGGCTGCCAACCCTTCCGGCTATGGGCCCCTCACGGAGCTTCCTGACTGGTCTTTCGCCG ATGGCCGTCCTGCTCCCCCAATGAAAGGCCAACTTCGAAGAAAAGCTCAAAGGGAGAAGCTTGCA AGACGAGTTGTACTGCTGACACAGGAAATGgatgctggattacaggcatggaagCTCAGGCAGCAGaagttggaggaagaaaggaagcaggaacaTGGTCTTAAACCCAAGGGGATTTCACTGAGAAGTCCACTTCCACATCAATAA
- the Mrpl52 gene encoding 39S ribosomal protein L52, mitochondrial isoform X2: MAALGSWLSSVRRLHCSAAARAGGQWRLQQGLAANPSGYGPLTELPDWSFADGRPAPPMKGQLRRKAQREKLARRVVLLTQEMDAGLQAWKLRQQKLEEERKQEHGLKPKGISLRSPLPHQ; the protein is encoded by the exons ATGGCTGCGTTGGGGTCTTGGCTGTCCA GTGTCCGGAGGTTGCACTGCAGCGCAGCGGCTCGGGCCGGCGGCCAGTGGCGACTTCA ACAGGGACTGGCTGCCAACCCTTCCGGCTATGGGCCCCTCACGGAGCTTCCTGACTGGTCTTTCGCCG ATGGCCGTCCTGCTCCCCCAATGAAAGGCCAACTTCGAAGAAAAGCTCAAAGGGAGAAGCTTGCA AGACGAGTTGTACTGCTGACACAGGAAATGgatgctggattacaggcatggaagCTCAGGCAGCAGaagttggaggaagaaaggaagcaggaacaTGGTCTTAAACCCAAGGGGATTTCACTGAGAAGTCCACTTCCACATCAATAA